One stretch of Wolbachia endosymbiont of Armadillidium arcangelii DNA includes these proteins:
- a CDS encoding SCO family protein, with protein sequence MIKFIRLLSSLLIALAVVFLGYCYFTKKGIFAATAIHNAEVEIGGDFSLINQDGQIVRSSDFKDKYMMIFFGFSSCKRICPMNLGIISETLAKLDEKTNGKLQTFFITVDPERDSTEKLKEFQQQFDHRIQMLTGEREKIDEVIVKYKVYASKVGGEEEINHSSIIYLIGPGGKYVTHFVADLNSDESQSDKILAEIRKYVS encoded by the coding sequence ATGATAAAGTTTATAAGGTTATTATCTAGTTTATTGATAGCATTAGCGGTTGTTTTTTTAGGTTATTGTTATTTCACTAAAAAAGGCATATTTGCCGCAACAGCGATTCACAACGCAGAAGTTGAGATAGGTGGGGATTTTTCCTTGATTAACCAAGATGGACAGATCGTGCGCAGTAGTGATTTTAAAGATAAATATATGATGATTTTCTTCGGATTTTCCTCATGTAAAAGAATTTGCCCTATGAACCTTGGAATAATTTCAGAAACACTTGCAAAATTAGATGAAAAAACCAACGGCAAGCTACAAACATTTTTTATCACAGTTGATCCTGAACGCGATAGCACGGAAAAACTTAAAGAATTTCAGCAGCAATTTGACCACAGAATACAAATGTTAACTGGCGAAAGAGAAAAAATAGACGAAGTAATTGTAAAGTATAAAGTATACGCTAGCAAAGTTGGTGGAGAAGAGGAAATCAACCATTCTTCAATAATATACCTTATTGGCCCTGGAGGAAAATATGTCACACATTTCGTAGCTGATTTAAATTCAGATGAAAGTCAATCTGATAAGATTTTGGCTGAGATAAGAAAATATGTAAGCTGA
- the dnaQ gene encoding DNA polymerase III subunit epsilon, translating into MGSKLREIVLDTETTGLDTGSGHRIIEIGCVELINRIPTGKTFHRYLNPERDIPYHSFKIHGISEEFLEDKPLFSDVALEFLDFISNNILVIHNAEFDVKFLNMELGKLNAGLISSDRVLDTLPLARKKFIGSPASLNALCKRFDISLEGRELHGALVDAQLLAKVYVELTGGLQTFLFNSECDQDNNYTFIQHKVRNLARREHSPNSEEIDEHKKLLDKINNSLWKEYIE; encoded by the coding sequence ATGGGAAGTAAGTTACGCGAAATAGTACTTGATACTGAGACTACAGGTCTTGACACTGGATCTGGCCATCGAATTATTGAGATAGGATGTGTAGAACTAATTAATCGTATTCCAACAGGTAAAACATTTCATCGATATCTTAATCCAGAAAGAGATATACCCTACCATTCATTTAAGATTCACGGTATTAGTGAGGAGTTTTTAGAAGATAAGCCACTATTTTCAGATGTTGCACTTGAATTTCTTGACTTCATATCTAATAACATTTTGGTAATTCATAATGCTGAGTTCGATGTTAAGTTCCTTAATATGGAGTTAGGCAAGTTGAATGCTGGGTTAATTTCTTCAGACAGAGTGCTAGATACATTACCACTTGCAAGAAAAAAATTCATAGGGTCGCCAGCTTCTTTAAATGCATTATGTAAGCGTTTTGATATATCGCTAGAAGGTAGAGAGTTGCACGGAGCATTAGTTGATGCTCAATTGCTTGCAAAAGTCTATGTTGAGCTTACAGGAGGATTGCAAACCTTTTTGTTTAATAGCGAATGTGACCAGGACAATAACTACACGTTTATCCAGCATAAAGTGCGCAATTTAGCTCGCAGAGAACACTCACCAAATAGTGAAGAAATTGATGAGCATAAGAAACTGTTAGACAAAATTAACAATTCACTTTGGAAGGAATATATTGAATAA
- a CDS encoding Tim44/TimA family putative adaptor protein: protein MIELAIYALLAAFIFSRLYNSLGRSANLNLEKLPGVLDVSQSGENVVENIENYIYSNNKSSIKATYEQILQKNKDFSISHFIEGSSIAFELIIKCFNQGNLSQLKSLLDKDLYNNFVDKIKHRQEIHESIIVSIASQKILEIKLVKNVIFIAAYFLSEQINFVKNNEGDVISGSMFTINKVEDVWQFKKNINSSDPAWVLVSINYKKASIDKNLTTNDK from the coding sequence ATGATAGAGCTTGCAATATATGCTTTACTAGCGGCGTTTATTTTTTCACGTTTGTATAATTCTTTAGGAAGGTCAGCTAACCTCAATCTAGAAAAGCTACCTGGTGTATTGGATGTAAGTCAAAGTGGAGAAAACGTAGTAGAAAATATTGAGAATTACATTTACAGCAACAACAAAAGTTCAATAAAAGCTACTTATGAACAAATATTACAAAAAAATAAGGATTTCTCCATTTCCCATTTCATAGAAGGTTCAAGTATAGCTTTTGAATTAATAATCAAATGTTTTAACCAAGGAAATTTGTCCCAGTTAAAATCTCTTCTGGACAAAGATTTATATAACAACTTTGTAGACAAGATTAAACATCGTCAAGAGATACATGAGTCTATAATTGTTTCTATCGCTTCACAAAAGATCTTAGAAATAAAACTAGTAAAAAACGTAATATTTATTGCAGCATATTTCCTTTCAGAGCAAATTAACTTCGTTAAGAATAATGAAGGAGATGTCATATCAGGCAGTATGTTCACTATTAACAAAGTTGAGGATGTATGGCAATTCAAAAAAAATATTAATTCATCAGATCCAGCTTGGGTGCTTGTTTCTATTAACTACAAGAAGGCAAGTATTGATAAAAATTTAACAACAAACGATAAGTAA
- the secB gene encoding protein-export chaperone SecB, translating into MLQHKMKIHGQYVKDFSFENPNSPFLPSSKAPDINVMVNINSAKLEGTENKKEINEEKPFHEITLHIEAKATIKDEDVKDGIAFICEVKYCGIFSIENLKELGKEEVRQALFIGGPTFLFPFAREIIARATSSGGFPPLMLDPIDFETMYRQQSQQQKSNASNSNFN; encoded by the coding sequence ATGTTACAACATAAAATGAAAATTCATGGTCAGTATGTCAAAGATTTTTCGTTTGAGAATCCAAATTCGCCATTCCTTCCTTCTAGTAAAGCTCCCGATATTAATGTAATGGTTAATATTAATTCAGCAAAATTAGAAGGCACAGAAAACAAAAAAGAAATAAATGAAGAAAAGCCTTTTCATGAAATTACTTTGCATATAGAAGCCAAAGCAACGATAAAAGATGAAGATGTGAAAGATGGTATAGCTTTCATTTGTGAGGTAAAGTATTGCGGTATTTTTTCAATAGAAAATTTGAAAGAGCTGGGTAAGGAAGAAGTTAGACAAGCTTTGTTTATTGGCGGACCTACTTTTCTTTTCCCTTTTGCAAGAGAAATAATCGCAAGAGCTACAAGTAGTGGTGGATTTCCTCCACTTATGCTAGATCCTATAGATTTTGAAACTATGTATCGGCAGCAAAGTCAACAACAAAAAAGTAATGCTAGCAATTCCAATTTTAATTAA
- the acnA gene encoding aconitate hydratase AcnA, producing the protein MNNSLNAKTTLNVDRKSYSYFSLSSAGKFLGIDLTKLPCSLKVLLENLLRNEDGVNVKLDDIRVLADCVNKHTNHEISYKPARVLMQDFTGVPAVVDLASMRSYVKQNGGSPSNINPSVPVDLVIDHSVQVDSYGSTSAFSKNVELEVKRNLERYQFLKWGESSFTNFRVVPPGTGICHQVNLEYLAQVVYNNDGVIYPDTLVGTDSHTTMVNGLSVLGWGVGGIEAESVMLGQPISMVIPEVVGFKLIGRLPEGVTATDLVLTVTNILRTKGVVGKFVEFYGDGLDYLSLADRATIANMAPEYGATCGFFPIDQKTLDYLNLTGRPEELVKLVEAYAKEQGLWRGNNELAFFDTLELDLSSVKPVMAGPKRPQDKIFLSEVAESFSTSFPINETNRPPLEPIYGDQLQSGSVVIAAITSCTNTSNPSVMIAAGLVARNAIKLGLKSKPWVKTSLAPGSQVVTEYLEKSGLQVDLNALGFNLVGYGCTTCIGNSGPLNSDIEDDIKNKNLTVAAVLSGNRNFEGRIHPLVKANYLASPPLVVVYALAGTVQIDLTKDSICTDKNGNNVYLKDIWPTNNEIEDCVKNVVTREMFIQKYKDVFSGDEHWQKIKCEKSEIYNWDANSTYIQNLPYFDNLSPKNNKIDIKGAQVLAMFGDSVTTDHISPAGNIASNSPAGLYLKGLGIEPQDFNSYGSRRGNHNVMMRGTFANIRIKNEMVSIEGGYTKYIPSQEIMSIFDAAMCYKEALIIVAGKEYGTGSSRDWAAKGTLLLGIKVVIAESFERIHRSNLVGMGVLPLTFQNGITRKIFDGSEVISIKGEIVPGGNLECIIKRKDNSKQSIQLKCCVQTATEIKYLMHGGVLSYILAQSF; encoded by the coding sequence ATGAACAATTCTTTAAATGCAAAAACGACTTTAAATGTTGATAGAAAGTCATATAGCTACTTTAGCCTAAGTAGTGCTGGTAAATTCTTAGGAATAGATTTAACCAAATTGCCTTGCTCACTCAAGGTATTGCTTGAAAATTTATTGCGCAATGAAGATGGAGTAAACGTAAAGCTGGATGACATAAGAGTACTAGCAGACTGCGTCAATAAACACACTAATCACGAAATTAGCTATAAACCAGCAAGGGTGTTGATGCAAGATTTTACAGGGGTTCCTGCTGTTGTTGATCTAGCTTCAATGCGGAGCTATGTAAAGCAAAATGGAGGAAGCCCGAGTAACATAAACCCATCTGTACCGGTTGATCTTGTGATTGACCATTCTGTTCAAGTAGATAGTTATGGAAGCACTTCCGCATTCAGTAAAAATGTTGAGCTAGAAGTAAAAAGAAATTTGGAGAGATATCAATTTTTAAAGTGGGGAGAGTCGTCCTTCACAAATTTTAGAGTAGTACCGCCAGGTACTGGAATTTGCCACCAAGTGAATCTTGAATATTTAGCGCAAGTTGTGTATAATAATGATGGAGTCATATATCCTGACACTTTGGTTGGTACTGACAGCCATACTACAATGGTTAACGGGTTATCAGTCCTTGGTTGGGGTGTTGGAGGCATAGAAGCTGAATCTGTGATGCTTGGTCAACCAATTAGTATGGTGATTCCAGAAGTAGTTGGATTTAAATTAATTGGCAGACTTCCAGAAGGAGTAACTGCGACTGATTTAGTGCTGACGGTTACCAATATCCTAAGAACAAAAGGTGTTGTTGGTAAGTTTGTAGAATTTTATGGTGATGGTTTAGATTATTTATCTTTGGCAGATAGGGCCACTATAGCTAACATGGCCCCAGAGTATGGCGCAACTTGTGGATTCTTTCCAATTGACCAGAAAACACTAGATTATTTAAACTTGACCGGAAGGCCAGAAGAGCTGGTTAAATTAGTTGAGGCTTATGCGAAAGAGCAAGGATTGTGGCGTGGCAATAATGAGTTAGCATTTTTTGACACACTAGAGCTTGATTTATCAAGCGTGAAGCCAGTAATGGCTGGTCCCAAAAGACCACAGGATAAGATTTTCCTTTCAGAAGTAGCGGAATCTTTTTCTACATCTTTTCCTATTAATGAGACAAACAGACCTCCGTTGGAACCTATCTATGGCGATCAGCTCCAGAGTGGCAGCGTAGTGATTGCAGCAATAACAAGCTGCACTAACACCTCAAATCCAAGTGTGATGATTGCTGCAGGTCTTGTAGCTCGTAATGCAATTAAACTTGGATTAAAATCAAAGCCTTGGGTTAAAACTTCTCTTGCTCCAGGGTCACAAGTTGTAACAGAATATTTAGAAAAGTCTGGATTGCAGGTAGATCTAAATGCTTTGGGCTTTAATTTAGTTGGATATGGCTGCACAACTTGCATTGGGAATTCTGGTCCACTTAATAGTGATATAGAAGATGATATTAAAAATAAAAACCTAACTGTTGCTGCAGTTTTATCTGGCAATCGTAACTTTGAAGGAAGAATTCATCCATTAGTTAAAGCTAATTACTTGGCATCTCCGCCACTTGTTGTTGTATATGCGCTTGCTGGTACTGTGCAAATTGATCTGACAAAAGATTCAATATGCACAGATAAGAATGGAAATAATGTCTATCTCAAAGATATATGGCCAACAAACAATGAAATCGAAGATTGTGTTAAAAATGTGGTAACACGTGAGATGTTCATACAAAAGTATAAGGATGTTTTTTCTGGTGATGAACATTGGCAAAAAATAAAGTGTGAAAAAAGTGAAATCTATAATTGGGATGCAAACAGCACTTACATACAAAATCTGCCTTATTTTGATAATTTATCACCTAAAAATAATAAAATCGATATAAAGGGTGCACAAGTATTGGCGATGTTTGGCGATAGCGTAACTACTGATCACATTTCCCCTGCAGGAAATATTGCCTCAAATAGTCCTGCTGGCCTATATTTAAAGGGGCTTGGAATTGAACCACAGGACTTTAATTCATATGGATCTCGCCGTGGTAACCACAATGTAATGATGCGTGGCACTTTTGCTAACATTAGAATAAAAAATGAAATGGTAAGCATCGAAGGCGGCTATACAAAATATATTCCTTCTCAAGAAATTATGTCGATTTTTGATGCAGCGATGTGCTACAAGGAAGCTCTCATCATTGTGGCAGGAAAGGAATATGGTACAGGTTCAAGTAGGGATTGGGCAGCAAAGGGTACTTTACTGTTGGGGATTAAGGTTGTAATTGCAGAAAGCTTTGAGCGTATACATAGGTCCAACTTAGTTGGCATGGGTGTTCTTCCACTTACATTCCAAAATGGAATAACTAGAAAGATATTTGATGGTAGCGAGGTAATAAGCATAAAAGGTGAAATAGTGCCAGGTGGAAATCTAGAATGTATCATCAAAAGAAAGGATAATTCAAAGCAATCAATTCAACTCAAATGCTGTGTACAAACCGCAACTGAGATTAAATACTTAATGCATGGCGGAGTGTTAAGCTACATACTTGCACAATCCTTTTGA